A window of Hordeum vulgare subsp. vulgare chromosome 5H, MorexV3_pseudomolecules_assembly, whole genome shotgun sequence genomic DNA:
AAACAAGCGAAGAAGTAGCCAGCCGGCCATGGCGAGGTCAACATCGAAGGGTGGGCCTGGTGTGGCGGCAACACCTGCTCCGATCCGATCTGCCGGTGAGCCGACGTGCGACACGGTTGCGCCTCCCCCGCCATTTGCGCTCGAGCAGCAGTAGCTCTCGCCGACCACATCTCCGTGTCTGTCACGCACAGGTCGAGCAACAGTAGAACAGTACTACAAGGATGTAATTTTGTTGGTAAAATTGTCCATGTCATTAACCAACAAAGAATCATACAACTATTTCAATGGTTGCATATAAATTATCGAATAGGAAAAGAGGGAATAAATGCAATTGTTCTCTATGTAACCTTGGAGCTTATGCAAGATTTGTTGATTAATCTACATATAACTTTCCCCTCTCTCCTCATTTATTTATTGCCACATCATCATATATCCTACAGTAGGTGGCAAAGTTTATCAACAACTACttacaaccattggagatgccctaagtaAATCATTCTTCCTTTAGTCAACACATACTCCGTATTAGGGGACATGGCATCAGCCAGCGGCAGACAGCGCACACTCCACTACTGTTCTACTGTAAATCAGTGGAGCTCTCCCTCACTCTCTGCCTCCCCACGACGCACTGCCCCGCCCGGCCCGGCGACGAAGCCGGAGCTCCGCCCCCGAGACGATGTCGGCCACCCCTTCCTCTTCAGCTCAGCGGTACGTGCCCGCCCGGCCTCGCCTCCTCCGTCCTCTCTCCCCGCCCGGTCGGCGGTCGCCGCCGGTTTTCGTCGTGATCTGTCGCGGCAGGGGCTCGATCTTGACCGGATCGAAGCGAAGCAGCGCGGCTTTAGATGCGTAATGGCCCTCCAATGGCGCCGGTCGCGTGGTGCGAGAGGTCCCTGCAGTTTGGCTGGCTGCATCgcttctaagctctgctctgctccAGGGCTGAAGAGCATGCGTTTACTGCAGTGTGTGCATTTTTTTTCTTCAGGAGTTCAGGTTGCATATTGCAGAAAGAAAGGGCAAGGTCCCTAGATTCGAAAACGTCACGCTGCGTGTTGCACAAGGGACACACGCCCTGATGCTCCGTCAGAAAACTAGAGCAAGAAATGAAAATGCTGATGCACCAGCCAAAGAAAATGCATAAACAGAAGCATGTTTTTCCTGTCTTGTTTTTGACAGCCGGGAGCAGAAACATCAAGCTTAAAGTTTGCTTGTAGGACTGTAGAGGTATTGGGTTACACGTAGTTGGGCATGGGCAACTAGAGCTCATGTGGATAATACTGGGGCTTGGGGCCATGGCTGTTTAATGCATACCAGGACTAAGATTCTGAACAGCACTGATAACTCTGCTACTAAATCCATCCATCATTATTGGTATGTTTGCTTGCTGTGAATTTGACTGCTTTGCTTTCTGGATCAAAAGGTTGGAAGGAAAGGTTGCTCTGGTTACTGGCGGCGCTTCGGGTATCGGCGAGGCCATCGTCCGCCTCTTCAGACAGCACGGCGCCAAGGTTTGCATAGCAGACGTCCAGGATGAAGTCGGTCAGCAGCTCCGCGACGCCCTCGGAGGCAACCCTGATGTCCTGTTCGTCCACTGCGACGTCACGGTCGAGGAGGACATAAGCCGGGCCGTCGATGCAGCTGCCGAGAAGTTTGGCACCCTCGACATCATGGTCAACAATGCCGGCATAACCGGTGACAAGGTCACTGATATCCGGAACCTCGACTTTGCCGATGTCAAGAAGGTGTTTGACATCAACGTTCACGGCATGCTTCTCGGGATGAAGCACGCGGCGCGTGTCATGATCCCGAGCAAGAAGGGGTCCATCGTGTCGCTGGCAAGCGTTGCCAGCGTCATCGGAGGGATGGGGCCTCACGCGTACACCGCGTCGAAGCACGCGGTGGTGGGTCTCACAAAGAGCGTGGCGCTGGAGCTGGGGAGGCACGGCATAAGGGTGAACTGCGTGTCGCCGTACGCCGTGCCCACGGCGCTCTCCATGCCACATTTGCCCCAGGGAGAGCACAAGGGTGATACGGTGAGGGACTTTCTGGCCTTTGTTGGCAGTGAGGCAAACCTGAAAGGCGTTGATCTGCTGCCTAAGGATGTCGCCGAGGCGGTGCTCTACCTGGCGAGCGACGAAGCAAGGTACATCAGCGCGCTCAACCTCGTGGTTGACGGTGGATTTACGTCCGTGAATGGCAATTTGAAAGCATTTGAGGACTAGTTGAAGTTTTTAGCTGCATCTGTTACTTGGTATCTGAAAGCATTTGAGTACCATTTCTGATTTGCCTGTGTTAGCATGTCAATAAGGTGGGTAATCATGTGTACAATTGGATAATTATTGTATGTTAGTGCTTAAGGATAGTGTTGATTATTATTGATATTACTCCGTTGAACCTGTGATATGTGTCAGGAGCTTGTTTAACATTCAATTAGAGTCTCAGAAAGACTTCTGTGCCAGTTTATATGCGAAATAGAAAATCAGTGGACTTCACTATTTGAGTTTGAAACCTGTTAGTTCATGTATTATTTTCTTAGATTCTTTTTTCGCGTGTATATGATAACTGAATATGTGTACAGACATGGATTTTCAGAGTTGTTATAATATGTGTCTAGTTCAGCAGAATCTTCTCAGGTAGAGCTTGTGTTACAACAAACACCAAGTTTCATTTATGTCGACGCCAAGAAAGGCTTCTATCAATGTATCATCAGTATCAATCACTATATGGCACCACACAACAGATATGCTGCTGTCAGCAGTGCTCTCTGAATAGACACTGCAGTTATCATATACTGTACATCATTGCTGCTGCAATAAACCACCAAGAATTATTTAAAATCTAGCCTAGCGTCTTCTTTGTTATCGTCAACCGAGGGTTGAGGCAAAGCTACAAAATCTGAACGAGAAACCGAGGGATTGTCCGAATCAACGACATCTTTGTTATCTTCAGAGCTGTCAGAAGCAGCTGAGACGGCGTCGCCCGATTCCGAATGCGTTCTGTCCACATATGCTTCGGGTAAGGAGCTTCCGGCTGCGTCAGCATCGCCGTTGTGCCGAGCAAACAGGGCTTCTCTCCTGACAAAATTAAGTTGAATCCCATTGGTAGTCCTCCCAGGCTGCAGCAGATCTCCTTCAGACACAGCAATGCCAGTGTTGCATGACTCTGTTTCAGAAACTTCTGTGCATGTATCTGGACCATCTGGTGTGGCAGCTCTGGAAATATTGGTTGGATATGGGTCTCTAGGAAATATGGGTCCTGTGAAAATACCTGTGCTGTCACCCTCTATTGTACGAAACCTATCGAACTCGGACTCGATCTCGAGATTCTGAATAAAGTTGATGAACTGGTCAGCTGATGAAGTCCTCATCAGAGGCCCTCCACTCCTGGTCCATGAGTTTAGGTCGATGGTCTCTGATTCACTCTCACTTCCATCAACTGAACTCTTACGAACATGATGAGACGTGCTTGGTGCAGCATCAACCCGAATAGTACCTTGGTGACTGGATGAAATGGCGGCCGCGAAATGATCCTCTGAGAGAGATCCCGACGAATTCTCTCTGCTGATGCAGCTCCATGATGGTACCCTCCTTGGTGTTTTGGGTCGAACATTGTCGGTATATCCTTGGGAAGAAGCTGCTGCCCTTCCAATGCTTCTTCTTAGCCTTCGTTTGTGGTTGAGGGCTGCTATGGATTCATCCAATGCAAGTTCAATTGCACAGTTTGCTCTGATTGCGGACAGCTTCTCCCATGTGCACCTCCGGCCCTGGTTGGCGGCCATTTGGAGCTCCGGATATGTTGGGTTTTGTATAATCTTCAAGTACTGCAAATTCGAAAGATGTGGTAAGGCACTTTGAAACCCAAAAGACCAGCATTACCTGTACAAGCTACGAAGATTCTATTAACAAAACTACCTGAGCTACTGTTGCTGGCATAACCATGGTGACATCACCCTCCCAATCCTGAGCAAACAACTTTGCAAGTCCTCCCAGTGGGAGGCCAATTTCCAGAACTTGATTACATCGATACTTCACCTCCATCTCAGCAAGGCGAGCGAGCTATAAAATTTAGAGCAGAATTAGACCTGGCAATGCAACAAGTGTGGATTGAATTTTTGGAAGGGATTGCAATGTAATGTCTGGTGTCCAATGCATACATGGAATAACGATAACAAAGTTCTTAGATAAAATAAATGCTGATGTATTTGCTACAGAGCATTGTTTGGATGTCCTCCCATCAAATAACAACAGCAATTTGTGCTACCATTAGTCCTTCAATGCTGCCAGATATTGCATATATCTAGTAGACAGTAAGGCATTGTGCAGCAACATGTGGGAAAAGGGTGACCATTTGTGTGTTGGTGGATGGTGGTGGGGGATCAACAGCAGGAGAACATTTCTAAATTACTTGCAGAAAGAGCTACAGGGCTGTGTGCGAAGATACACCACATAGAAACTATAAACCTGACATAACTGAAGTTCAGAAACAAACCTTTCCTGCAAAGCGGCCTCCATAAGCTCTGACGATCTCCTTCATTCGGAGGAGTGGAGAGATGTGAGGGTTAGTTTGGCTCACAATGAAATGATTTACATTGAACAACTCCTTCAGTTGCATCATTGGCAAATCCATCTCCAGACTTCCATCCCTCCACCGGCGCTTTGATGCTCCAGGACCTTGTTCTGGATCTGTGGCAAAGGGCGCGTGGAAGGGAACTATGTGGCCAAATCTATCCTTTGCCATCAACTCCTGAGCTTCAAAGAGGCCCGGGAACGCACAGGAGGCAGTTACAGCACTCCAAATGACAACATGTGGTGATGTCAGGTAGTTGAGGCAGCGCGGTGGCTCATTTTTTCTAGGGGAGCAAACAGTGACCCCAAGAACACGACCAGTTATGTCGTAAGCCTCTTGAAATGTTAAGTTGCTTGTGAGATCCCTCAAAAGCCTCTGCATCTGGCTAATGTCATGAAGTGCACCATAAGTCATAACCCGTTTCGTGACAGCAAAAACTCCACCTATCCTAtcaaagaactttaagatctgtaATGAGTCTATGAAGAAGCTCTCAATCTCAGGCCATGTCCGGGTAGCGACAATCGAGCATATAATGGAACCAACACTCGATCCTGCTACTATCCGAGGCAGAAGCTTATGCTCAACCAAAGTTTTCACCACACCTACATGGAATGAACCCAGTGAAGCACCCCCACTTAAGAGTAGCGCAGTCCTTCCAAAGGCATGTCTGGTTTCCTGAACAAAGGCAAGCTTCTCTTCCAAAAGTAATTCATCTGTATCAGATTCACACACCATTTTCAGTTGAGTCGAAACCTCGTCAATGAAATCTTTTATTAGCCTAGGCACCTGCATCACAATAGACCAACCGTGTAACCAGAATGGAAGATAGTATAGTTAACTGAACATTTGACAGTGCATAATTTTGAGTTGAGAACAGTAATAAACcttgttatactccctccgtcacaaaaTAAGTGtgtcaagcttagtacaactttgtactaaagctagtacaaacttaagacatttattttgggacggagggagtagatttgcAACATAGAAACACTTAGCCAACTTTTCTTTATACAGACAACTACAAAATTTAAAAACGCCTTCGGCATAGAGACTAAGAAACCGAAGACCATATAGTTAATTCAGCATTTGACAGTGCATAATTTTCAGTTGAAAACATCAATAGACCTTGTTATAAGTTTGTAACACAGAAACAACTAGCCAACTCTTTTGTAGGATCCAACTATAATGTTTGAAAATGCCTTCGGTATAGATACTAAGAATAAATGAATGCATATTTAGATACTGGAGAATGAGAATGCAATGACCCAACATACATGCATATTTAGATAATGGAGAATCAAAAGAATGACACAATTGATTCCTATACTCTCTAAATGTAGCCATTTACCACAACCTTGGTATAGAAAAACATCTTGTAATAGAACAGACAAAAAAAGAATGAGAGGTGCTATTATGTCAAATATGAAATACCTCAAGCCTCCCTTTGTGAAGCTCAGGATTACACATGTTCCCCAAGTTCCTGACGAGATCGCCGCGCATGCAGAAGACGACGTCCCGGAGCGACCCCTCCTCCCTCCGGCGCCGGAGCTCGTCGAGCCTGCTCCCGATCAGCTCCACGTCGTAGAAGTCCGACTCGTTGACCTGCTCGCACATTCTGTCGAGCACCTTGGCGGCGCGCACCCACTCCTCATACGTCCCCGCGTACCGCATCGCGCTCTTGCAGAGCTGCCGCCGGCGCGCCAGCGCCAGCCGCGACCGCGCCCCGGACAGCTTCCTGAGGAGCAGACCGAGGAGCACGACCGCGAGGAGCACGCCGTGGGTGTTCCTGAGGTGCAGCCAGGACGCCGCCGCCGGCAGCGCCGCCCCGCGCGCACGCGAGAGCGCGGCGCGTGCCCGCGCCCGCAGGCGCAAGAGCGAGCTGAGCAGGAGCACGCGGAGCGCGGCGCCCCGGCCGAGGAGCGTCGACGGGCCGATCCTGAAGGGCCCGAGACTCGCCTCCCCGGACTCCTCCATTGGCGACTGAATGAGCTCACTCGGCGACTCCGGCGAGGTCAGAAACTGGAAAACTCCAGCTCGATTTTAAAAAAGCGAGCTCGGATTATCGGGACAAGCAACCTATGTTCGACTGTAAAAAAAATTCCCCAAATCTTGTTGACCAACCCACTCCCGGCACGAAAGCCAAAACTGATCCTCGCGCAAGATACGGGAAGCGGACAAGCCAATGAACGACGGAGCCTCGCGGCGACGGGAAACCGAGCTAAAAGAATCGGATTTCGAGAATCGCCGGCCCGGCTGCCGGATGAACTATCCCGGCGACCTAAATAAGCACAGGTGGTCGCACGATCCCGATCACGGCCTcgcgccgaggaggaggaggcgtgggGGGGAAAGAAGAAGCAAGCGAGCGAGCGATAAAAACCCAATTGAAAATGGAGGAGAAAACTAGCCGGCGCAATCCTCCGATATCCCCCGTGGAATCGCCGAGGAGATCATGTAGGAATATAAAAAACTTTATCTTTTCCTCGTGGAAGTGAAGGGGACTGGGGCTGGGCGAGGGGTGGGGCAAGCGTGGACGCAAAGGCCTCCGGCCAGCTAGCTGTAGCTGCGGGATGCGGGAGGTGAGGGAATGGGAGGAATTTTAATGGCGCCGCGACCGCGAGGAGGGTGACGGATCGGTCGCCGGGGTATGATGATGGATGGGTTCGTTGCTTTGCTTTCGCGGGAAGCAGTTGGGTGGGGGAGGGGAGGACGTCGGAGGCCGCAACGAGAAGGGATCGGGAAAGTGGCCGTGGGCAAATGAGTCGTGCCCGTGTCGACAAAGCACAGTGGCGGCTGTGGACTACGGTACGAGTACAACCATACGTGCACCTGGAAACTACTATTCCGTCCATCTTAAAATAAATGTTTCAGATTTAATACAATTTTATATTAAAGATAATgcaaataacaaaaaataaacgaTTAAAATAATAACAAAAATTATCAGAATTTTTAAGAAACTTTTTCAAAACAAACGCACTCACGTATAAATTACTTTTGTGGTATTCTGAatgaacaaaaacaaaaaccgGTACTACATACTGTATTAAGCTTATTATTCACGTAACTTGTACGCTACTTGCTTTTTGACGACAACACCAGGGAAGCCATTTTAGGACATGTACAATGGAGGCAGCACCTAGGTGCTGCCCCATGCCTCCACGAGAGCATGAACGAACATAGACGATGATTTCATCTAGCAGCTGCCCAACTTGTGGTTCCAAACTGTCATCATTAGTGATCTTctttttcatctttcttcttagcTTTTCACACTTTGTTTCCTATATCAGTACTAGCAAGAGGAGCACACCACACATGTTTGCTTTTTCCCTCACTTTTTCTACCATTCTCGGCGAGGAGGCCGGTTCTTCTGCAAGAGACCGCTTTAGCCTGCAAGCAGCATGCTGGACCATCCGAGTCTATGTGTATAGCTGGGGCATCACTCCACGGTGGAGCGTTGGTCATGCTTGTTCCGAGAACGCTTCACACTTTTTGTGATCCTTTTACTATCTTTTACATTATTATTtttgttggagatgccctaagctATAAGAATGTTCTAcgcatatttatatttttttgttaacAAACACAAGATGATCATACTTTAGTTGGCCAATAAACACAAATGCACCAACTCCTCGTCTCTCGTCCTTTTTTGTTGGTAAACTGAGCAACCCTGTTAGAGCAATGAACGTGTTGTAGCTAATTATACACCCATGTTATTATAGATAAGAAATAGACGATTTCTCCCCGTGAAAACGCAAAGAATCGACAACTTGGAATGCATGCAGAGAAGATGGCACACCTGTCATGCGACTAAAGAAGCACTTAGACTTAGGTGTAAAACTTTGTTCATGTGCCCTTTATATATATGCCACCACACAGGACAACGATGGACGATATGGGCGACACGGGCGACATGCGATGGGTGGCGACTTTCGCCTCGGATCTCCGATCTCAGCACACGGTGGTGTTTCGGCCCGACATCCTTCTCCTTCGACGGGACGCTCTCCGGCTCATGCTGCTCGACTCAACGGGGCACACAGTTGACGCACGCGCTCTACGGGATGGGGAGTGTGTGTACGATGAAGGTGCCATGGCGCTCCCGTTCCACATGGTGAGAGTGGACCGACGCGTCCCAGGGCCATGCATGTCGGCTGCGTCTGGGCCCTGTTCGCGTAAGGGGCCATGGCGGCATGCACCCGCTTCTGGGAGTACACCTGGCATAGTAGTGGGGTTCGGGTCCATGGGGCCACGGACACCTGACCGCCGTGGGGGACCCAGCGATACCTCGCGCGGGGtatatgtaacgcccaagatgcgaccctatcctcaatttggcacgatggcctcgtcagggatagaagtgcatctcgtcgtttcgcaagaattgatatcgttacaagtacatgtactgaaaagatgagatatatggaattggcttacactcgccacaagctacatcagtcacatcagtacaatatataATCATCATGAGGAAGAGCAGGGGCCGACTAcgtacgaaaacaaacgagaaaagaagaacgacgtccatccttgctatcccaggctaccggcctggaacccatcctagatcgatgaagaagaagaagaagaagcaactccaaatgaacaatcaacgcgctctcgtcaaataacctttacctgtacctgcaactggtgttgtagtaatctatgagccacatgggactcagcaatctcatttccaaaggtatcaagactagcaaagcttgatgggtgaggtaaggataagtggtgaggctgtagcaagtgactaagcaatatatgaggtggctaacttacgagtacaagaataaagaggggggagatctacgcataacggacgtgaactactgatgatcaaatggatgatcctgaacacctacttacgtcagactaaccccaccgtgtcctcgatcggagaaggatctcatgaaagaggcagtcacggttacacactcagttggcaagttttaattaagttaacttcaagttgtctagaaccagtgttaaacaaagtttccacgttgccacataaccgcgggcacgacttttcgaaagatttaaccctgcaggggtgctccaactagtccatcacaaattacgacaagccgcatagaaatcctcgatcacgaagctcgcaatctcgtcggactccttagtggaaaacctcaactctgagattacccaaagcatcacaggaatcctgatgcacaagatatctcgtcaaaggtaatactaatccagcaaggccacccggtgtgtcgacgaacccgataggagccgcgtatctcgttctcaggacacaccgtctatgc
This region includes:
- the LOC123452930 gene encoding triacylglycerol lipase SDP1-like gives rise to the protein MEESGEASLGPFRIGPSTLLGRGAALRVLLLSSLLRLRARARAALSRARGAALPAAASWLHLRNTHGVLLAVVLLGLLLRKLSGARSRLALARRRQLCKSAMRYAGTYEEWVRAAKVLDRMCEQVNESDFYDVELIGSRLDELRRRREEGSLRDVVFCMRGDLVRNLGNMCNPELHKGRLEVPRLIKDFIDEVSTQLKMVCESDTDELLLEEKLAFVQETRHAFGRTALLLSGGASLGSFHVGVVKTLVEHKLLPRIVAGSSVGSIICSIVATRTWPEIESFFIDSLQILKFFDRIGGVFAVTKRVMTYGALHDISQMQRLLRDLTSNLTFQEAYDITGRVLGVTVCSPRKNEPPRCLNYLTSPHVVIWSAVTASCAFPGLFEAQELMAKDRFGHIVPFHAPFATDPEQGPGASKRRWRDGSLEMDLPMMQLKELFNVNHFIVSQTNPHISPLLRMKEIVRAYGGRFAGKLARLAEMEVKYRCNQVLEIGLPLGGLAKLFAQDWEGDVTMVMPATVAQYLKIIQNPTYPELQMAANQGRRCTWEKLSAIRANCAIELALDESIAALNHKRRLRRSIGRAAASSQGYTDNVRPKTPRRVPSWSCISRENSSGSLSEDHFAAAISSSHQGTIRVDAAPSTSHHVRKSSVDGSESESETIDLNSWTRSGGPLMRTSSADQFINFIQNLEIESEFDRFRTIEGDSTGIFTGPIFPRDPYPTNISRAATPDGPDTCTEVSETESCNTGIAVSEGDLLQPGRTTNGIQLNFVRREALFARHNGDADAAGSSLPEAYVDRTHSESGDAVSAASDSSEDNKDVVDSDNPSVSRSDFVALPQPSVDDNKEDARLDFK
- the LOC123452931 gene encoding zerumbone synthase, which translates into the protein MSATPSSSAQRLEGKVALVTGGASGIGEAIVRLFRQHGAKVCIADVQDEVGQQLRDALGGNPDVLFVHCDVTVEEDISRAVDAAAEKFGTLDIMVNNAGITGDKVTDIRNLDFADVKKVFDINVHGMLLGMKHAARVMIPSKKGSIVSLASVASVIGGMGPHAYTASKHAVVGLTKSVALELGRHGIRVNCVSPYAVPTALSMPHLPQGEHKGDTVRDFLAFVGSEANLKGVDLLPKDVAEAVLYLASDEARYISALNLVVDGGFTSVNGNLKAFED